TCGCCTGAACACGAATGTCAGTGTCAACCGCACCAACGTGAAGCTCATGCAGTGGGCCAACGGCCAGGCCACCACCCCCGGCGTGACCAAGCAGTCGAAGACTTCGCCCATGGTCGGTGCGGTCTACAAGGTTACCGACGCCGTCTCGGTGTTCGGCCTCTACTCGACGTCGCTGTTCCCCGACTCGGGCAAGGACAGCCGCGGCGGCCAGTTCACCCCGCAGGTCGGCAAGGGCCTGGAGTTCGGCGCGAAGTTCGAGACCGCCGACGGCAAGCTCAGCGGCACGGTCACCTACTTCAGCATCCTGCGTGAAGGCGGTTCGCAGAACGACCCCAACAAGAATAACGTCAACACCGACGAATACGACCGCCTCACCGCGCTCGGCACCCCCGCCGCGCTCGCCCAGCGCGACGCGCAGTGGAGCAGCCGCCCCCTCGGCGACCTGATCCAGGGCGGCGAACAGGAAGGCAAGGGCTTCGAGGTGGACGTCGTTTACCAGCCCACCAAGAACTGGCAGGTGGTCGGCAGCTTCGCCAACGTGGACCACGAGTTCACGAAGTCGGCCGTCGCCGCCACCATCGGCCAGACCTACCCGCAGGCCATCAAGACCCGCTACTCGCTGCTCACCCGCTACACCTTCACGGAAGGCGAGGCGAAGGGCGCGTTCGTAGGCCTCGGCCTCAGCGGCGGCTCCAAGGCCCTGATGGACTACGTGAACTTCGGCGGCAAGGACGTCGCGCGCTTCGAGCCCGCCCGTCTCAACGCGGACCTGTTCGCCGGCTACAAGTTCAAGTTCCTCGGCCGCGACTCGTGGGTCCAGCTGAACGTCAAGAACCTGACCGAAGAGGACAACTACTTCGGTTGGAAGGCCACCGGCTCCGCCACGAAGCTCGCCACCGAGCGCTACGAGGTGCCGCTGCCGCGCGTCTATCGCCTGACCTTCGGCATCGATCTCTGATCCTTGGTTAGATTCAGGTAGGTATCTGGAGGGCGGGTGGTTCCCGCCCTCCTTTTTTATGCCCGGATCAATGTCCTTATCCTCAACAAGCGTGTCATTCTGAGCGCAGCGAAGAATCCAGTGAACGGCCTCCGAACCTGCCCTGCGGCCGATTTCCGTTCCCCGTCCCCGCCTTTCCTTCCTCCTTCCTAATTCCTCATTCTTCCTTCCTCCTTCCCCCGTGTCCCTCACCCCCGTCCGCCGCCGCCTGCTGCTCGCGCTCTTCATGATCGCGCTGACGGCGCTGCTGCTCGTCGGGGCGGAACTCACGCTGCGCCTCGCCGGTTTCGGCCACGATCCGCATTTTTTCCGCAAAGCCAAAACCACCGACGGCGAACTCGTCTGGCGCGAGAACCGCGACTTCACTGCCCCATTCTTCGGCGAGACGCTCGTGCGCCGGCCGCAGCCCGTGCGGCTGCCGCTGAAGAAAGCCCCCGGCACCTACCGCATTTTCATCCTCGGCAGCTCCGCCGCGATGGGCGACCCCGAGCCCGCCTTCTCGCTCGCCCGCGTGCTCGAAGTGCAGTTGCGCGCCGCCTACCCGTCGGTCCGCTTCGAGGTCGTCAACGCCGCCGTCACGGCGATCAACTCTCACCTCGTGCGCGGCATCGCCGCCGACTGCGCGCAACTCGAGCCCGACCTCTTCATCGTCTACGAGGGCCACAACGAGGTGATCGGTCCCTTCGGTCCCACCGGCGTCTTCACACCGTTTCTGAAAAGCGAAGCCGCCGTGCGCACTCTCGTCTGGCTCAAGGGAACGCGCTTCGCCCAGCTCGCCGCCCGCCTCGGTCGCAGCAAAAGCGCGCCCGACAACTGGGGTGGCATGCAGATGTTCCTCCAACAGCAGATCCGCGCCGACGACCCGCGCCTGGACACCGTGCGCGCGCATTTTCGCGCCAATCTTACCGCCATCGCCGCCTCCGCGCAGCGCGCCGGCGCCACCACGCTGCTCTGCACCACCGTCGCCAACCAGCGCGATTTCGCCCCGTTCCTCCCCGCGAACGGCGAAGCCGAGCAGGCCTACCAGCAAGCCCGCCTCATCCTCGACGCCGGCCGCGACCACGAAGCGCGCGCCCTCTTTCAGCGTGCCGTCGACCTCGACACCCTTCGCTTCCGCGCCGACTCCGCGCTCAACCAGGTCATCTGCGACCTTCCGGACAAAGTTCGTATTACGAACTTTGGCGGGCTCGCGATCATGGACCTTGCCTCGACCCTCGCGGCGAACAGCTCGCACGGCGTGCCGGGCAACGAGTTCCTGTATGAGCACGTCCACCTCACGCTGCGGGGCACGCATGAGGCAGTGCTCGCGCTCCTGCCGACCGTCGCCGCCGACCTCAAGGCGCGCAATCTCGCATCCGCTCCGGTGGCTGGACCGCTCGCGCTTGATGAAGTAGGTCTCCGCCTAGGTTACAACACGCACGAACAAGCGATGATCACGCTGGAGCTCGTGAACCGCTTCTCGAAGCCGCCCTTCACCGGCCAGAGCGACCATTCCGCCCGCCTCGCCGCGTGGCAGCGCCGGGCCGATGCCGCGCAGACGCTCCTCGCCCGCCCCGACGCCACCGACGCACTGCGTGAACTCGGCCGCCGCGCCGTGGCGGCCTCGCCCGACGACTGGCTGCTCGCCCGCAACACCGGCGCCATGCTGGTCGCGCGCCAACAGCCCGCCGAGGCCCTGCCCCTGCTCCAGCGCGCCGCCGCCTGGATCGACGACGACGTGGACACCCTCGTAGCCTTAGGATGGGCCCACCACGCCCTCGGCCACACCGCCGAAGCCAGCGCCGCCTTCGCCAAAGCCCGCGCGCTCGAACCCCGCTATCCCAACCTGCCGAAAGCCGAAGCTGAATAGCGACCCATGCCCCACCACCTTGCCCAGATCAACATTGCCCTCGCCCGGGCGCCGCTCGTCAGCGAGATCATGCGCGACTTCACGAACGCGCTCGCCGAGATCAACGCACTGGCCGAAGCCAGTCCGGGATTCGTGTGGCGGTTTCAGGAGGAGAACGGTAACGCGACCGTCGTCCGCACGTTCCCCGATCCGCGGATCATCGTGAACATGTCACTCTGGCAAGATGTGTCTTCACTGAAGAACTACGCCTTCCGCTCGATGCACGGGCGCTTCTTCGCCCGCCGCGCGGAGTGGTTCGAACCGATGACGACGCCCCACCTCGCCTTGTGGTGGATCCCCGCCGGCACGTTGCCCACGCTCGACGACGCCAAGGCCCGCCTGCAACTGCTCCACGAAACCGGCGAGACCGCCGCGGCCTTCACCTTTCGCGCTCCCTTCCCAGCACCTGATAGCCCGGCGACCTGAACCTCAACGCGGCGTGCAGAAAACCTGCACGGCATAGACCTGCTCGTGCCGGGCGACGGGGCTGCGCATGGGGCGGGCGGCACAGCCAAGGGCGGTGAACTCCGGGTTCACGAGGTTGGCGCGGTGGCCGGGCGAGTTCATCCACGCGTGGACCACGTTGTCGGCGAAGGCCGCGTAGCTTTGCAGCGTCACCGGCTGCTTGGTGTCCACGCGGTAGAACTCGTTGCGCCCGCCGCGCTGGCGCACGCCGACTTCGGTGACACCCGGCGGCAGGTCGAGCAGGCTCTGCTGCGCGATGTTCTCCGCCACCGCCCGGTAATCCACGCCGGCGGCGCGCACCCGGTCGGCCGGCGTGGCGGTGAGCGGGAGCGGGTTTTCGTGCGTGAGCTGACCCTGCAGAATGCCGATGGACGCCTTCTGCGCCGCCGCCCGATCAAGCGCGGGCAGATGCGCGAAGGGCGTCAGCCCGAGCTGCACGCGCACGCGGTTGGTCGCGTGGAAGATTGCCGCCGCCATCAGATCCTCGTTGAAATCCGCGAAAGCCACCCGCGCCTGCACCGCGGGGAGCGCGGCGAAGTCGGCCGGTTTCATGGCCTGCCAGTCGGCGGCGGAGGCGTGACCGGCCAACATGAACAGGATAGACAGAATGCGTCCGACCAAGGATTTCACGGCTGCACGGGCGCCACGGGTGGGTTCCGCAGCCCAGGTTTTCCTTTCGTGTCTTGGGTGTATTTCGTGGTGATAAACGCTCTCACCCCGCCGCCATGATCTCGTCGTAGGCCACGCCGAGGTTGCCGGGCAGGCGGTTGCCGCGACCGGGCGGCTGGTGGAAATCCGGGAAGCCGGGCAGGTTCTCCAGCTTCTGGATCTCCTCCTTGGACTTGCCGGCCTTGATCTCGCTCTCGACGTGCGCGAGGAGCCCGGAGAGATAGTCGCGGAACACGAGCAGATCGGCCGGCGTGCCCGTGACGCCGAACTTCGGATTACCGTGGCCGAAAATGTAGGTCGCGTCGGGCGGATAGTCCTTGGCCACTTTTTCGAGCAGCTTGACCCAGCCGCGGATGCTCGCGCCACCGGGCCGGTCGATCACGGGATAGAGACGGTTGAACATCAGGTCGCCCAGGTGGACGACGTTGGCCTGTTCAAAGAGCACCACGATGTCGCCGCGCGTGTGCGCCGGACCGAAATACTTCGCGCTGACCGCCTCGTCGCCGAAGCCCTGACGGTAGCCGTCGGTGAAGCCCAGCGTGGGCAGCAGCGCGGGGTCGAGGGTGCGCTTGTCGGCCTCGGCGCGGGCGCGCATGAGTTCGGGGACGTTGGCGTGCGCGATGACCTGCTTCGCGGCCGGACGGAGCACGGCGTTGCCACCGGTGTGGTCGCCGTGGTGGTGCGTGTTGATCACGGCGTCGATCATGCGCCCGTCACGACCCGGCAGGTCGCGCAGGAGCACGCTGGCGGTCTGGGGGAACTGCGTGTCCACGACGGCCAGCGCGTCGCGATTCGACAGCCAACCGACCGTCCCACCCTGGCCGGTGAACAGGCCGACGTTGCGGCGCAGGAGCTTGAACTCCGTCACCGGCGGCGGCGGCGCGACGGGCACGGAGGGGGCGGCGGGCGGGGTCTGGGCTGACAGGCGGCCGCGGCCCAGCAGGGCGAGGGAGGCGGCTGCGCCGGAACTGATTAGGAAAGCGCGGCGGTTCATGCGCCGTAGGCTAGCCAGCCCGACCGTGGTCGCCAGTGATTTTTCCTGTAACCGGGGGCGGCGGGCCCGGTTATCCCCCTCGCACACCGCCATGATTCCGTTCCATGTCCCTCGCCACCGTCACGCAATTCCGAGTTCCCTCCGACGCCGCACCGGCTAGCCTGCCCGACGCCGTGGACGCCGCCAACGACCATGAACTCATGATTGCCGTGCGCGCCGGGGAGGTCCGGAAGCTCGGCGACCTCTTTGAGCGCCATCACCGCCCGCTCTACGGGTTTTTCGTGCGCCTGACCAACCAGCCCTCGGTCAGCGAGGACCTCGTGCAGATCGTGTTCTACCGCATCCTCAAATACCGGCACACCTACCGCGACGAGGGCAAGTTCTCCGCCTGGATCTACCACCTCGCGCGGAAGGTCGCCGCCGACCACTTCCGCAAGCACGCCCGCACCCCCACCCCGGCCGACCCGGCCGATTTCCACGACGAGCCCGACCACGCCGCCGCGCCCGACTCCCAAGCCGGCACTTCGGACGACCTCGCGCTCATGCGCCGCGCGCTCGCCCGCCTTCCCGAGGACCACCGCGAGGTCCTCGTGCTCTCCCGCCTCCAGCACCTCAACCACCAGGAAATCGCCAAGCTGCTCGACTGCTCCGTCGGCGCCGTGAAGGTCCGCGCCCACCGCGCCCTCAAGGAACTCCGCGAGGTCTATTTCAAGATCCGCAAGGAACAGGCCGCCTGACGACGGAGCAACAAGTGCCAAGGTCCAAGTAACAAGACCCAGCCCCCGGAGCCCACACCCTAAATCCCAGACCCCATTTCCCTCCCATGAACTGCCAACGCGTCCAGGACAACTTCATCGACTACCAAGACGGCACCCTGCCGCCCGATGAGTCCGCCACGCTCCGCGCCCACCTCGCTTCGTGTCCGACCTGCCAGCGCGAGTGGTCCGCTCTCCAGGAAATGACCCGCAAGCTGGATGCCCTGCCTGCCGTCGAGGAGCCCAGCCCGCGCCTACGCGAGCAATTCTACGCCATGCTCGAGACGCACCAGCAGGAAGCCGACAGCGTCAGCCCCTTCGCCCTCGCCCGGAGCCGCCTCGACCGTTTTTTCGCCGCGCTTCTGCCCTCCACGCCTCCGCTGCAGTTCGCCGGCGCGGTCGCGGTGCTGGCCCTCGGCCTGTTCGCCGGCGCCCGTTTCCTCCAGACGCCGGTTCCGACTCCCGTTCCGACCGCAACCACCGCCGCCTCGAAGGCCGACGCCGAGCGCCTCGCCAAACTCGAGCAGGAACTCGCCGACCAGAAGACCCTGATGAACGACATGGGCAGCCTCGTCGCCGCCTCGCTCCTCCAGCAGAAGTCCACCAGCGAGCGCCTGCAGACCGTGCTCGCCACCATGGACCTCAAGAGCCCCGACCGCCGCGTGCTCACCGACCTCGTCGGCGCCCTCGCCCTCGATCCCTCGGTCAATGTCCGCCTCTCCGCCGTCGAAGCCCTCGCCCAACACGCCGACGAGGAGGTCGTCCGCCAGGGCCTGCTCGCCAGCCTCCCGCGCGAATCCTCGCCGCTGGTCCAGGTCGCGATGATCGAGCTTCTCACTTCCGTCCGCGAAACCGCCGCCGCCCCGCTCTTCGAACAGCTCAGCCGCGACGAGGCCGCCGACAAGACCGTCCGCGACTCCGCCCGCCGCGGCCTGGCCGTCCTCCGCACCCCTTCACCCACTGACACTCTCAATAACAACAACCCGTCCAATCCCAACGTCTCATGAATTCCCGATTCTATCTCCGTCTCGCCGGCTTGCTGGCCGCGACGGCACTCCTCCTGAGCCCCGGCCTCCGCGCCGCGGATGAGGAAACCGAAACCGACGGCGCCACCGCGCGCGTCAAGTTCTCCGACCCAGGAATCCCTGGTACCCTCAAGCTCAGCATCCCGTGGGCCGAGCTCCACATCATCGGCACCGATGGCAACGAGGTCATCGTCACCTCCTCGCTCGACCAGAAGGGCCGCGCCGAGGTGGATGACGAGGGCTTCCGCCGCCTCGACGAGGACGTGACCTTCGAACTCGCCGAGAAAGACAACGTCGCCGTCGTCACCGTGGCCGGCGACAACGCCTGGGCCTCGCACGGCGCCGAGTTCATGATCAAGGTCCCGCGCAACACCAACCTCGTGCTCCGCACCTCCCTCGGTGGCGAGATCCTGGTGGACGGCGTGGAGGGCGACCTCGACATCAACAGCATGAACGGCGAGGTCACGCTCCGCGACATCGCCAGCTCCGCGGTCGTCAACACCCTCAACGGCGAGATCAGCGCCACCTTCAAGTCCGCCCCGGTCAAACCGGTCTCCCTCTCCACCCTGAACGGTGAGATCGACGTGCGCCTCCCCGGCGACACCAAGGCCAATCTCCGCATGCGCACCCACAACGGGTCCATCCGCACCAACTTCCCCGACAAGGTCCTCCAGACCAAGACGGAAAAGGTCACCGGCTCCAGCGCCCCGGTCGCGGTGTCCTCTGACGATGTGCACCGCGAGTTGTCCCGCGAACAGGCACGCATCAACAAGGAAGTCGCCCGAGCCCGGCGCGACGCCGCCAAGGCCACCGCCGACGCGGTCAAGGCCGCGACTGAAGCCACCAAGGAAGCCATCGAGGCCGCGGTCGAGGCGTCCGTTAACGTCAACGTGAACCTGGACGGGGTCGTCCCCGTGGCCCCGGCCGCTCCGGTCCCACCCATCCCCCCCCTGCCCAACTTCGGCGGCAAATCCATCGTCGGCACCCTCAATGGCGGCGGCGTGGACATCAAACTGACCTCGATGAACGGGACCATCACCCTTCGTCAGGTTAAGTAAGGCGGCGTCCAGCCCCTTTGGATCAGAAACCGGTTCCTCCACGGGACCGGTTTTTCTGTTTCTGCCGCCAATTCATCCAGGCAAACCCGAGCCCGGCCCCAGAAATTTGCCCGCCGGCAGCCATCCAGACTTATAAGCGGATCGTTTTCGCTATTTGCAGTTGCATGGCGTCAGCCGCCGCCCCACCGTCCGCCGAGCCGGGCCGGTCAGCAGTGGCTCGGCCTTTGCTTAACCACACTGATGCCGGACAACTCCGCCCTCATTCTCCGCCTCCTGATTTTGGCCACTTTTGGCGGCCTGTTGCATCTCCTTCTCCGTCGCATCATCCCCGCTTTTGCGCCCGTGGTTGTCGGCCGGAATCGCGATGATCTCCGCTTCTGCCTCAAGCCGCCCGGCGCCTCCACCGCCTCCTCCCCCCGGCCTTCGAGCGCCACCCCGTTTCCCCCGCGCGCCAACGGCGAGCTGATCCTGCTCGTGGACGACGAGGCCAGCGTGCGCAATTTGCTCACGACCGTGCTGCTCAATCACGGCTACGAGGTGATCATCGCCCGTGACGGTGCGGAAGGCGTCGCCGTTTTCAGCGAGCACAAGGATCGCGTGGCGCTGATCATCACCGACATTTTCATGCCCAAGAACAACGGCCGGAGCTTCGTGGACCTGATCCGGCCGCTGCGGCCGGACATCCGCGTGCTGTTCATGAGCGGCCTCGAAGCCAACGGCTCGGGCCGCGATCCCGGCCGCAAGTCCTCCTCGGATCCCTTCCTGCTTAAGCCCTTCAAGCCGGCCGCCCTGTTGAACACCATCCACCAGGTGCTGCATCCGGATTCCACGAAGGCCTGAGTCCCGCATGGCCCTCGAACCGGAGCCGCCGGAACCGCCCGAGCCGCTGCCCCTGTCGGCGGAGGCCGCTGTCACCGCCGACCAAGCGGTCAAGCATGGGACCGAGGAGCACGCCCCCGGCCACCACGGCCCGTTTCACACCCACTGCGAAAACTGCGGCACCAAACTGGAGGGTCCGTGGTGCCACCGATGCGGCCAGCACGACTTCGAGTTTCATCGCTCTTTCCGGCATGTGTTCATGGAGGCGCTGGAGACGCTCTTCCACTTCGAGGGAAAATTTTTCCGCAACATCGTCACGCTGCTGTTTCAGCCGGGACGGCTCACCGCCGACTTCAACGCCGGCAAGCGGGCGGCGCAGATGCCGCCGTTCCGGCTCTATATTTTCGTCAGCTTCGTCTTCTTCCTGCTGATTTTTATCGGGGAGAAGGACGATTCGTTCGTCCGCGAGACCGAGGGCAAACCCCACCAGGGCCTGACCATCGGCGGCAAGCCGGTGAACGTCGCCACCCTCGGCAACGCCTGGCGCGACACCGCCACCCAGATGAAGCCCGAGGACTGGCAGGACCCCGCCAAGGTCACCGCCGCCTTGGAACAAGTGGCGGCCAAGACCGAGGCGGCCGGGCCCGCGGCCGACCCGGCCGACGGGACCGCCCCGCCGAAACGGCTCGTGGACGAGGTGCGCGAATCCGCCGAGCAGATGCAGGCCGAGATCGCCAAGGCGCGGGCGGAGCCGGGCCAAACCCGCGAAGAGGACACCGCGCTCGAACGCTTCCTCGAGGAACAAGGCCGGCGGCTGACCGATCCGGAGCGCCGCCGGCAGCTGTCGCATTGGATCCAGTCCCACCTCCCGCACATGCTGATGTTCTGCCTGCCGTTCTTTGCGCTCTACACGCGCGTGCTGTTCCGCAAATCCGGCCAGGTTTATCTCCAGCACCTCGTGCTCTCGGTGCATTTTCACACCTTCATCTACCTGTGGGTGCTTCTCAGCCGCGGCTGGGAAGGACTGGCCGGGCTGCCAGGCTGGGGCCTCGACAGCTGGGTGGCCTTCGCCTGCAACTTCTGGCTGGGGATCTATCCGTTCGTCATGCTGCGACGCCTCTTCGCCAACTCGTGGCCGAAGACCGTGGTGAAGACGTTCCTGCTGACCGTCATCTACGGGCTCACGCTCAGTCTCGGATTCTTTGCGACGGCCGTCGGCGCCTTCCTGCTGACCTGAGCGCGGAAAATGGGCTCGCGCCGCCGGGCGCGCCGGATTCCCCTAGCGCGTGGCCACCTCGCGCAAACCTGTTCCGTCCGCCGAAACGCTTCCGCTCTACGACTGGCTGCGCGACCGCGCCGCCGGCGTTCTCCTCCACCCGACCGCGCTGCCCGGCGGCCAGGGCTGCGGCGTGCTCGACCAGCATGCTGTGCGCTTCCTCGATTTTCTCGCCGCCGCCGGCATCAAATACTGGCAGGTGTGCCCGCTCGGTCCGACCGGCTACGGCGACTCGCCCTACCAGTGCTACTCCGCCTTCGCCGGGAATCCCAACCTCGTGGACCTCGTGCCGCTCGTGCGCTACGGTCTTCTGCCCGCCAGCGAACTCATGGCGCTCGCGCCGCTCTCCGCCGACGCGGTGGACTTCGAGGCGATCGGCCGCCTGAAGCCGCGCCTGCTCGGCATCGCCGCCGCGCTCCGCCGGCAGAAGCACACCGCCCTGCCCTACGGCGACTACGCGGCCTTCTGCAAAAAGGAGGCGCGCTGGCTCGACGACTACGCGCTCTTCCGCGCGCTGAAGGACCATTTCCACGGCGCCCCGTGGTGGGAATGGCCCGCCGAGGCCCGCGATCACCGCCGGGCGCAAAAATCGCCCCTGCGCAAACAGCTCGCCGACGCCGCCGACGCCTACCGTTTCGGGCAGTATCTGTTCTTCGGCCAGTGGGCCCAGCTGCGCGCCGCCGCGAAGGAGCGCGGTGTCGGCATCATCGGCGACCTGCCGATC
The DNA window shown above is from Oleiharenicola lentus and carries:
- a CDS encoding DUF3291 domain-containing protein, coding for MPHHLAQINIALARAPLVSEIMRDFTNALAEINALAEASPGFVWRFQEENGNATVVRTFPDPRIIVNMSLWQDVSSLKNYAFRSMHGRFFARRAEWFEPMTTPHLALWWIPAGTLPTLDDAKARLQLLHETGETAAAFTFRAPFPAPDSPAT
- a CDS encoding CAP domain-containing protein — translated: MLAGHASAADWQAMKPADFAALPAVQARVAFADFNEDLMAAAIFHATNRVRVQLGLTPFAHLPALDRAAAQKASIGILQGQLTHENPLPLTATPADRVRAAGVDYRAVAENIAQQSLLDLPPGVTEVGVRQRGGRNEFYRVDTKQPVTLQSYAAFADNVVHAWMNSPGHRANLVNPEFTALGCAARPMRSPVARHEQVYAVQVFCTPR
- a CDS encoding MBL fold metallo-hydrolase, with protein sequence MNRRAFLISSGAAASLALLGRGRLSAQTPPAAPSVPVAPPPPVTEFKLLRRNVGLFTGQGGTVGWLSNRDALAVVDTQFPQTASVLLRDLPGRDGRMIDAVINTHHHGDHTGGNAVLRPAAKQVIAHANVPELMRARAEADKRTLDPALLPTLGFTDGYRQGFGDEAVSAKYFGPAHTRGDIVVLFEQANVVHLGDLMFNRLYPVIDRPGGASIRGWVKLLEKVAKDYPPDATYIFGHGNPKFGVTGTPADLLVFRDYLSGLLAHVESEIKAGKSKEEIQKLENLPGFPDFHQPPGRGNRLPGNLGVAYDEIMAAG
- a CDS encoding RNA polymerase sigma factor; the encoded protein is MSLATVTQFRVPSDAAPASLPDAVDAANDHELMIAVRAGEVRKLGDLFERHHRPLYGFFVRLTNQPSVSEDLVQIVFYRILKYRHTYRDEGKFSAWIYHLARKVAADHFRKHARTPTPADPADFHDEPDHAAAPDSQAGTSDDLALMRRALARLPEDHREVLVLSRLQHLNHQEIAKLLDCSVGAVKVRAHRALKELREVYFKIRKEQAA
- a CDS encoding zf-HC2 domain-containing protein, with product MNCQRVQDNFIDYQDGTLPPDESATLRAHLASCPTCQREWSALQEMTRKLDALPAVEEPSPRLREQFYAMLETHQQEADSVSPFALARSRLDRFFAALLPSTPPLQFAGAVAVLALGLFAGARFLQTPVPTPVPTATTAASKADAERLAKLEQELADQKTLMNDMGSLVAASLLQQKSTSERLQTVLATMDLKSPDRRVLTDLVGALALDPSVNVRLSAVEALAQHADEEVVRQGLLASLPRESSPLVQVAMIELLTSVRETAAAPLFEQLSRDEAADKTVRDSARRGLAVLRTPSPTDTLNNNNPSNPNVS
- a CDS encoding DUF4097 family beta strand repeat-containing protein, which produces MNSRFYLRLAGLLAATALLLSPGLRAADEETETDGATARVKFSDPGIPGTLKLSIPWAELHIIGTDGNEVIVTSSLDQKGRAEVDDEGFRRLDEDVTFELAEKDNVAVVTVAGDNAWASHGAEFMIKVPRNTNLVLRTSLGGEILVDGVEGDLDINSMNGEVTLRDIASSAVVNTLNGEISATFKSAPVKPVSLSTLNGEIDVRLPGDTKANLRMRTHNGSIRTNFPDKVLQTKTEKVTGSSAPVAVSSDDVHRELSREQARINKEVARARRDAAKATADAVKAATEATKEAIEAAVEASVNVNVNLDGVVPVAPAAPVPPIPPLPNFGGKSIVGTLNGGGVDIKLTSMNGTITLRQVK
- a CDS encoding response regulator; translated protein: MPDNSALILRLLILATFGGLLHLLLRRIIPAFAPVVVGRNRDDLRFCLKPPGASTASSPRPSSATPFPPRANGELILLVDDEASVRNLLTTVLLNHGYEVIIARDGAEGVAVFSEHKDRVALIITDIFMPKNNGRSFVDLIRPLRPDIRVLFMSGLEANGSGRDPGRKSSSDPFLLKPFKPAALLNTIHQVLHPDSTKA
- a CDS encoding DUF3667 domain-containing protein yields the protein MALEPEPPEPPEPLPLSAEAAVTADQAVKHGTEEHAPGHHGPFHTHCENCGTKLEGPWCHRCGQHDFEFHRSFRHVFMEALETLFHFEGKFFRNIVTLLFQPGRLTADFNAGKRAAQMPPFRLYIFVSFVFFLLIFIGEKDDSFVRETEGKPHQGLTIGGKPVNVATLGNAWRDTATQMKPEDWQDPAKVTAALEQVAAKTEAAGPAADPADGTAPPKRLVDEVRESAEQMQAEIAKARAEPGQTREEDTALERFLEEQGRRLTDPERRRQLSHWIQSHLPHMLMFCLPFFALYTRVLFRKSGQVYLQHLVLSVHFHTFIYLWVLLSRGWEGLAGLPGWGLDSWVAFACNFWLGIYPFVMLRRLFANSWPKTVVKTFLLTVIYGLTLSLGFFATAVGAFLLT